In Topomyia yanbarensis strain Yona2022 chromosome 2, ASM3024719v1, whole genome shotgun sequence, one DNA window encodes the following:
- the LOC131678803 gene encoding leucine-rich repeats and immunoglobulin-like domains protein 3 isoform X3, which yields MKTLRNLGLLISTLLLVNYSVAQCPWQREVPDLQTSCLCAYNLGQELSVQCDQVDFPTLVEALDKYARSTPLDLLYVNNSTIEKLEANVFENLKLFNVQLSSCDIRRIDDMAFKGQENILKNLNLQDNLLDEVPIRALKILNILNLLDLSKNRIHTIPNDAFNGLAKLSTLKLSDNNVTLAPYAFRGLENSLKNLNLKGTKQKRVPEAVRGLKMLAFLDLSQNGIRELPGSAGTRTFEGLEALTALNLERNLIQTLGENAFSGVRKTLSSLSLLNNLLAEFPVGAIHSLRELRVLDIGFNLLTALPETAFRGNPAVTLLALDGNPLPTVPEKALLHLNRTLRGLSLGGRFLHCDCKLRWVAEWIRNGDLQVTSRERNPQFCGSPNRFRDRGFYSIQPEELTCPDAEVSLDGPVGVVDSLLPKTTTPRSSTFLTTLPPTSVETTNTTSSSTTALSTTLPTTTPIASSSSQETIQPSSTTDTTTLLTTTAQSTTKQSTTTTTKASVTKNWRNNNNSPPHKQRPPLVLGFPPQRGTQIDDTKEVQVKNAFSSRQDSSVIIQWDSDTANILGFRVVYRLFGDKSFKQGPPLEASEREFKIKNVPTAECIIVCVVSLEEISVTPDNVPYSQCREVRTVASPASNMDKITIAASAAICGTIAIAVIVFIAATRRQRKRLQSMSQQKSALPIAGLPVNCCGPTPSPNGPLGSLATLSAFNSHKRFAFRFTEPTSSEKS from the exons ATGAAAACGTTACGAAATTTAGGATTGCTCATTTCGACGCTCCTGCTCGTCAACTATTCAGTGGCTCAGTGCCCCTGGCAGCGGGAGGTGCCCGATCTGCAAACTTCATGTCTATGTGCCTATAACCTCGGACAGGAACTGTCCGTGCAATGTGATCAA GTCGATTTTCCAACACTGGTTGAAGCCTTAGATAAGTACGCGCGATCGACGCCCCTCGATCTGCTGTACGTCAATAATTCGACGATCGAAAAATTGGAAGCAAATGTCTTCGAAAACCTGAAACTGTTCAACGTACAGCTAAGCAGCTGCGACATCCGGCGGATCGACGATATGGCCTTCAAAGGTCAGGAAAATATCCTGAAGAACTTGAACCTGCAAGATAATCTACTTGACGAGGTTCCCATCCGGGCGTTGAAGATTCTTAACATTCTAAACCTGCTCGATCTGTCCAAGAACAGAATCCATACAATTCCCAACGATGCCTTCAACGGCTTAGCCAAACTGTCAACGCTTAAGCTGAGTGATAACAATGTCACACTGGCTCCCTATGCCTTTCGAGGGCTTGAGAACAGCCTGAAGAATCTGAATCTTAAGGGTACCAAACAGAAGCGAGTTCCGGAAGCAGTCCGTGGGCTTAAGATGCTTGCCTTCCTGGATCTGTCTCAGAACGGTATCCGCGAGCTGCCGGGAAGCGCTGGAACGCGTACCTTCGAAGGTTTGGAGGCTCTCACAGCTCTGAATTTGGAGCGAAATCTCATCCAAACTCTCGGTGAGAATGCCTTTTCCGGTGTACGAAAAACATTAAGCTCGTTAAGTTTGCTGAATAATCTCCTAGCGGAGTTCCCCGTCGGTGCTATCCACTCGCTACGTGAGCTGCGAGTACTGGACATTGGTTTCAATTTGCTAACTGCCTTGCCGGAAACAGCATTCCGTGGTAATCCGGCCGTTACACTCCTAGCCCTCGATGGCAACCCACTTCCAACCGTGCCTGAAAAAGCTCTGCTCCATCTGAACCGAACATTGCGGGGCCTATCGCTCGGCGGTAGATTCCTGCACTGTGACTGTAAGCTACGCTGGGTAGCCGAGTGGATTCGAAACGGTGATTTACAA GTCACATCCCGCGAACGCAACCCACAATTCTGCGGATCTCCGAATCGCTTCCGAGATCGAGGTTTCTACTCTATACAACCGGAGGAACTTACCTGTCCGGACGCTGAAGTCAGCCTGGACGGACCCGTAGGTGTTGTAGACTCACTCCTCCCAAAAACAACAACTCCACGGTCGTCAACATTCCTCACAACTCTTCCACCGACTTCGGTAGAAACAACGAATACTACAAGCAGTAGTACAACTGCACTATCAACGACCTTACCGACAACGACACCCATTGCGTCATCCTCTTCCCAGGAAACAATCCAACCAAGTTCAACCACCGACACCACCACCTTACTAACAACCACAGCGCAATCAACGACTAAACAAAGCACGACGACAACCACCAAAGCCAGCGTAACGAAGAACTGGCGCAACAATAACAATTCACCTCCACACAAGCAACGGCCACCACTGGTGCTGGGATTCCCACCACAACGAGGCACTCAGATCGATGACACCAAAGAGGTTCAGGTTAAAAATGCTTTCAG TTCCAGACAGGACAGCTCGGTCATCATCCAGTGGGACTCGGACACCGCCAACATTCTAGGCTTCCGTGTTGTTTATCGTCTCTTCGGCGATAAGAGCTTCAAACAAGGACCACCCCTAGAAGCTAGCGAGCGGGAGTTCAAAATCAAAAACGTCCCAACGGCTGAGTGCATCATTGTGTGTGTCGTGTCCCTGGAGGAAATCAGCGTTACGCCGGACAACGTGCCTTACAGCCAGTGTCGCGAGGTGCGAACAGTCGCATCACCTGCATCCAACATGGACAAGATAACGATCGCCGCCAGTGCTGCCATCTGTGGTACGATTGCGATTGCAGTGATCGTTTTCATCGCCGCTACTAG GCGGCAACGGAAACGGCTGCAGTCGATGTCGCAGCAGAAGAGTGCCCTGCCGATTGCCGGACTGCCAGTTAACTGCTGCGGACCAACGCCCAGTCCGAACGGACCGCTAGGATCGCTGGCCACCCTGTCGGCGTTTAACTCCCACAAG
- the LOC131678803 gene encoding leucine-rich repeats and immunoglobulin-like domains protein 3 isoform X4, producing MKTLRNLGLLISTLLLVNYSVAQCPWQREVPDLQTSCLCAYNLGQELSVQCDQVDFPTLVEALDKYARSTPLDLLYVNNSTIEKLEANVFENLKLFNVQLSSCDIRRIDDMAFKGQENILKNLNLQDNLLDEVPIRALKILNILNLLDLSKNRIHTIPNDAFNGLAKLSTLKLSDNNVTLAPYAFRGLENSLKNLNLKGTKQKRVPEAVRGLKMLAFLDLSQNGIRELPGSAGTRTFEGLEALTALNLERNLIQTLGENAFSGVRKTLSSLSLLNNLLAEFPVGAIHSLRELRVLDIGFNLLTALPETAFRGNPAVTLLALDGNPLPTVPEKALLHLNRTLRGLSLGGRFLHCDCKLRWVAEWIRNGDLQVTSRERNPQFCGSPNRFRDRGFYSIQPEELTCPDAEVSLDGPVGVVDSLLPKTTTPRSSTFLTTLPPTSVETTNTTSSSTTALSTTLPTTTPIASSSSQETIQPSSTTDTTTLLTTTAQSTTKQSTTTTTKASVTKNWRNNNNSPPHKQRPPLVLGFPPQRGTQIDDTKEVQVKNAFSSRQDSSVIIQWDSDTANILGFRVVYRLFGDKSFKQGPPLEASEREFKIKNVPTAECIIVCVVSLEEISVTPDNVPYSQCREVRTVASPASNMDKITIAASAAICGTIAIAVIVFIAATRRQRKRLQSMSQQKSALPIAGLPVNCCGPTPSPNGPLGSLATLSAFNSHKLSHERDQFW from the exons ATGAAAACGTTACGAAATTTAGGATTGCTCATTTCGACGCTCCTGCTCGTCAACTATTCAGTGGCTCAGTGCCCCTGGCAGCGGGAGGTGCCCGATCTGCAAACTTCATGTCTATGTGCCTATAACCTCGGACAGGAACTGTCCGTGCAATGTGATCAA GTCGATTTTCCAACACTGGTTGAAGCCTTAGATAAGTACGCGCGATCGACGCCCCTCGATCTGCTGTACGTCAATAATTCGACGATCGAAAAATTGGAAGCAAATGTCTTCGAAAACCTGAAACTGTTCAACGTACAGCTAAGCAGCTGCGACATCCGGCGGATCGACGATATGGCCTTCAAAGGTCAGGAAAATATCCTGAAGAACTTGAACCTGCAAGATAATCTACTTGACGAGGTTCCCATCCGGGCGTTGAAGATTCTTAACATTCTAAACCTGCTCGATCTGTCCAAGAACAGAATCCATACAATTCCCAACGATGCCTTCAACGGCTTAGCCAAACTGTCAACGCTTAAGCTGAGTGATAACAATGTCACACTGGCTCCCTATGCCTTTCGAGGGCTTGAGAACAGCCTGAAGAATCTGAATCTTAAGGGTACCAAACAGAAGCGAGTTCCGGAAGCAGTCCGTGGGCTTAAGATGCTTGCCTTCCTGGATCTGTCTCAGAACGGTATCCGCGAGCTGCCGGGAAGCGCTGGAACGCGTACCTTCGAAGGTTTGGAGGCTCTCACAGCTCTGAATTTGGAGCGAAATCTCATCCAAACTCTCGGTGAGAATGCCTTTTCCGGTGTACGAAAAACATTAAGCTCGTTAAGTTTGCTGAATAATCTCCTAGCGGAGTTCCCCGTCGGTGCTATCCACTCGCTACGTGAGCTGCGAGTACTGGACATTGGTTTCAATTTGCTAACTGCCTTGCCGGAAACAGCATTCCGTGGTAATCCGGCCGTTACACTCCTAGCCCTCGATGGCAACCCACTTCCAACCGTGCCTGAAAAAGCTCTGCTCCATCTGAACCGAACATTGCGGGGCCTATCGCTCGGCGGTAGATTCCTGCACTGTGACTGTAAGCTACGCTGGGTAGCCGAGTGGATTCGAAACGGTGATTTACAA GTCACATCCCGCGAACGCAACCCACAATTCTGCGGATCTCCGAATCGCTTCCGAGATCGAGGTTTCTACTCTATACAACCGGAGGAACTTACCTGTCCGGACGCTGAAGTCAGCCTGGACGGACCCGTAGGTGTTGTAGACTCACTCCTCCCAAAAACAACAACTCCACGGTCGTCAACATTCCTCACAACTCTTCCACCGACTTCGGTAGAAACAACGAATACTACAAGCAGTAGTACAACTGCACTATCAACGACCTTACCGACAACGACACCCATTGCGTCATCCTCTTCCCAGGAAACAATCCAACCAAGTTCAACCACCGACACCACCACCTTACTAACAACCACAGCGCAATCAACGACTAAACAAAGCACGACGACAACCACCAAAGCCAGCGTAACGAAGAACTGGCGCAACAATAACAATTCACCTCCACACAAGCAACGGCCACCACTGGTGCTGGGATTCCCACCACAACGAGGCACTCAGATCGATGACACCAAAGAGGTTCAGGTTAAAAATGCTTTCAG TTCCAGACAGGACAGCTCGGTCATCATCCAGTGGGACTCGGACACCGCCAACATTCTAGGCTTCCGTGTTGTTTATCGTCTCTTCGGCGATAAGAGCTTCAAACAAGGACCACCCCTAGAAGCTAGCGAGCGGGAGTTCAAAATCAAAAACGTCCCAACGGCTGAGTGCATCATTGTGTGTGTCGTGTCCCTGGAGGAAATCAGCGTTACGCCGGACAACGTGCCTTACAGCCAGTGTCGCGAGGTGCGAACAGTCGCATCACCTGCATCCAACATGGACAAGATAACGATCGCCGCCAGTGCTGCCATCTGTGGTACGATTGCGATTGCAGTGATCGTTTTCATCGCCGCTACTAG GCGGCAACGGAAACGGCTGCAGTCGATGTCGCAGCAGAAGAGTGCCCTGCCGATTGCCGGACTGCCAGTTAACTGCTGCGGACCAACGCCCAGTCCGAACGGACCGCTAGGATCGCTGGCCACCCTGTCGGCGTTTAACTCCCACAAG